The DNA sequence TCATGAAATTCAAGTCTTTAAATCCAATAGTGATATCAAAACTAACAAATTCTTTTTACAATAATAAAAGTAATACCTTTAAGCTCAGATTTTTAGATAGTAATATATATATTCATTATCCAAGTGGAGTGATTTATAAAAATAATAAAAAGTTAAATGAAGATATATCTTTAAATATATTAGTTATAAGATTTTTAATTAATGGTATATATAAAAATCAAACTAATATATATTTATCATATAAGGAAACAGCTGGAGGCTATGTTTACTATTCAAACTTTAAGTCAAGAACTATAAAATATTTTATAAATAAATACAAGGATGATTTCAATTTACTAAAAAAACACATGGAAAAAATTAAAGCTGAAAAACTAGACATGGGAGATATATCTTATAAAGTAAGGTTTTTAAATGAAATATATGTTGTATTTATTTTATGGTATGGGGACGAAGAATTTGAAGCTGAAGGAAATATATTATTTGATTACAATATTAATAGCTACTTTAATGCAGAAGATTTAGCTGTAATACCAGATATAATATTAAATAATTTAAAATAAATAATTGGATTAGGATGTCATTAATTGTTAATTATCATAATATATACTATTAATACTTTGTAGGAGGTATGAACTGCATGAATATATCAAGATGTATAGGAAATGTTAAAAGAAAACAAAGCAAAGTTTACACATTAATAGCTATATTAGACGTGGTAGTTTTAGGGGCATCTTTTGGAATTATATTAGCTAACTTGTAAAATTAAAGACTATCTCAGATGAGATAGTCTTTTACTTTGATTATTATCATTAAATATGATTATATATTATATATAGTTAAGGAGGAGAGAAAATGAATTTTATAGAAGTTATAAAAAAGTATGAACCTATTAATGAGCAAGAAATAAATGATAAAAGTTTAATATTAAAATGCATTAATGAATATGAAAATATATTAAGTAGAGAAAATGAACTTTGTCATATGACTAGTTCTGGATTTATAGTAAATAAAAATAGAGATAAGGTACTTATGATTCATCATAATATATATAATTCATGGGGATGGACAGGTGGTCATGCAGATGGAGATTCGGATTTATTACATGTAGCTATAAAAGAAGCTAGAGAAGAAACAGGATTAAAAAATGTAAGACCTATAACAAATGAAATATGCTCGATTGAAATTTTGCCAGTAAGTGCGCATGTAAAAAAAGGTAAATATGTATCAGCTCATTTACATCTATCTATTGCCTATATATTAGAAGCAGATGAAAGTGAAAAAGTACATATAAAAGCAGATGAAAATAGTGGCGTTAAATGGATATGTATGAATCAAATAGAATCTTATGTGAATGAAAAACACATGATAAGTGTTTATAATAAACTTATAAAAAAAGCTAAATCATTATAACAAAAAATACTAGGACTTAAAAGAAACTAATAAGTCCTAGTATTTTTTTAATCCAATATATTAGAATCTAAATTACAACATTTTATTAGTTTGTATAATTTATCTTTTGGATGAGATTTTTTATTTTTACATTTAGAAGTTTGAATTGAAAACTCCTTATGCTCTTCTGTATCTTTTGGGAAATATTTATATATAGATAAGTTAGTTAGATTATCATCATCATTAAAATTCATATATTTAATATACTGTGTGATTAGTTTTTTATTTTCTTCTAATAAATTGCAAATTTTATCTCTTACTGTATGCAAATCTATCAATAGATTTTGAGTATTTAAATCTAGTTCATCATTTATAAATATATAATCTCTAGAACTATTGGTAAGCAAAGATAATATATCATATTGAGTGTGCTTAATTTTATATACTAGATTATTATATAAAAAGAATAAACTTCCAAAGTTTTTTTCTTCTTCAAACTCACCGTTTAAAATTAATCTAATAGAATTTAGATCTTTTAGTGAATTAATTGTAAGTTGAGTACCTTTATTAAAAACAATATTTATAGGAAAATTAATCTCTTTAGGGTTTACAGTATCTAATAATATGCTATCTTTAACTTTAAAGAACTCATCACCTTGATAAATGATAAAATTTTCACCATAGTTGTAATAAAGTGTTTTTACTGGAAGTTTATCGCCAAAATTAAATTCATTTAGCTTATCGCAAGATTTTATTATTTTATTATTATTTAATATTGGATAATAGAAACATTCAAATAACATAAAATCCTCCTATTTAATTGGTTAAA is a window from the Paraclostridium sordellii genome containing:
- a CDS encoding DUF3786 domain-containing protein; amino-acid sequence: MKNDLNEGNYKLVLENLIMKFKSLNPIVISKLTNSFYNNKSNTFKLRFLDSNIYIHYPSGVIYKNNKKLNEDISLNILVIRFLINGIYKNQTNIYLSYKETAGGYVYYSNFKSRTIKYFINKYKDDFNLLKKHMEKIKAEKLDMGDISYKVRFLNEIYVVFILWYGDEEFEAEGNILFDYNINSYFNAEDLAVIPDIILNNLK
- a CDS encoding NUDIX hydrolase → MNFIEVIKKYEPINEQEINDKSLILKCINEYENILSRENELCHMTSSGFIVNKNRDKVLMIHHNIYNSWGWTGGHADGDSDLLHVAIKEAREETGLKNVRPITNEICSIEILPVSAHVKKGKYVSAHLHLSIAYILEADESEKVHIKADENSGVKWICMNQIESYVNEKHMISVYNKLIKKAKSL